Proteins encoded in a region of the Solanum dulcamara chromosome 9, daSolDulc1.2, whole genome shotgun sequence genome:
- the LOC129902436 gene encoding vacuolar protein sorting-associated protein 41 homolog, whose product MMLPFLRSSQHYTLEKAYDICVKRDLLKEQVFILGRMGNAKQALAVIINRVGDIEEAIEFVSMQHDDELWDELIKQCLNKPEMVGVLLEHTVGNLDPLYIVNMLPNGLKIPRLRDRLVKIVTDYRTEFLLDMDVMTYSRLIVSTC is encoded by the exons ATGATGCTTCCCTTTCTCAGAAGTAGCCAGCATTATACACTTGAGAAG GCTTATGATATCTGTGTGAAGAGAGATTTATTAAAGGAGCAAGTTTTCATCCTTGGAAGAATGGGGAATGCAAAGCAGGCCCTTGCTGTTATAATAAATAGAGTGGGAGATATAGAAGAG GCCATAGAATTTGTAAGCATGCAACATGATGATGAACTCTGGGATGAGCTGATTAAGCAATGTCTTAATAAGCCTGAAATG gTTGGTGTATTGTTAGAGCATACTGTAGGGAATCTTGATCCCCTATATATTGTAAATATGTTGCCCAATGGCTTGAAAATACCTCG TCTGAGGGATCGTTTGGTCAAAATTGTCACCGACTACAGAACAGAATTTCTCTTAGACATGGATGTAATGACATACTCAAG GTTGATTGTGTCAACCTGCTAG